In the genome of Juglans microcarpa x Juglans regia isolate MS1-56 chromosome 6S, Jm3101_v1.0, whole genome shotgun sequence, the window TGATCGAGAGATCACTGGTATACTTGAATTTATCATAGAGTTCAAGCGGCGTAACAACTGAGATAAGGATAAGGCTGTGAAAAAGCCTTTGAAGCCCGAATCTTTTTGAAGAGTACGAGAGCTTAAGTATTTtgtgaagaaaggaaaaaaaaaaaaaaagaaagaagaagaaggcaacAACAATTATGACTAACTATTGTGGAATTATGTTGACTTTGGTGGAGATCCCGTGTTTTGgtaatttgaaattatgtttcatgctttttgggatattatgcctttatggcttatgtttatgttttggacaatgttttgggttatgatattagtttatggtgccGTGTGTTTTGCAATTGAGTATCGCGTTGCTTAGTTTTTCCGCTGCTAcgctattgcatactgctattgtacttaggtgcataacatattatctgtcatgtacgtggggtgtgtagccttgtgttataTGTCCTGGCgtctcagtcaccgtccaatcccaagcgggggccgGGGGAGCCACAgagcatggtatcagagcaattatgTTTCTGGGTAAACCCATACGTTGTCCTAGGAATGCATGGTATCTTTAACTAGGCTTGAGATCTGTAGTCTTAGGCTTGGATCTTATAGATTTAGGCTTGAATTCAGAGGAAAATGGAGCTATGCCCGTAAGATCGCGAGTTCAAGGGAAGGAAGGTTATTCTCCTTGGGGAAGGGACTGACCCATGctggttttgtgcattttcagGAAGAAGGAAATTATGGTCCGAAACTGGCGTGAGAATACATCTCCGAGAGGTAGGGATTAAGAGATTGGGATTCCTCCAATGGAAGGGGGATAGGCTATAGTTGAAGCTATTCGCCAGTGACTGAAGTGGTACGTGTTCAGATGGAACAAGGTTAGAACGCCAGACAAGTACTGCCTAGAGGAGAACAAGGATGTACTTACGAGAAGTTCATGGTGTATAGATACCCGAATTTCATTGGAACGGAAGGACCTTCGAAGGCTAACAAGTGGCTTATGGATTGAGAAAGAACTTACAAAATTATTGGATGTTTTGAGGAGCAGAAGGTCCAGTACGCGGGTCATGTGCTTTAGGGAGAAGCTGGAATTTGGTGGCAAACAAAACTGTAGCTTTTGGCGTAAGAATTGGAAAATTTGACCTCACTCATTTGGGAACGATTCAAGACAGAGTTTGACAACCGTTTCTTTCCAGAGACGGCTAAGCAGCAAAAAGCTTTGAAATTTGCAAGTTTGACCCAAGGAAATATGACAGTCAATCAGTATGTTGCTCGTTTTATGGAAATGGAAAGGTTCGCACCTCATCCGATTAGTATCGAGAAGATGCAAGCAAGGAAATTCTAGGGCAGTTTGTAACCTCGTATCCGAAACCAAGTAGCATGTCTACAGATAGGAAATTTCCAAGAATTGGTCAATGTGGCTTTGATAGCGGAGGCAGAGCAACGAAGACTAATCGCACAGGCTCAAACGGATAGGAAAATGGGATTTCCTTACCCGTCAGGAAGTAATACGGGGAAGCGAAAGGCCTCAGTAATCCCAAACAAAGGAAAGGGCATGGTAGTTGGGAAGGTAGCACCCATCACTCCACCTTGTCGCCAATGTGGGAAAAGGCACAATGGAGAATGTTGAAGGGCCTTAGGAGCGTGTTTCAAATGTGGTCAAATCAGCCATATGATCCGGGATTGTCTGCAGATTACGCTTGGAGGAGTGTCGACGCCAAACGCTAAACCCAAGACTGCAACAAAAGCCAAGGTTTATGCTATTACGCCAGGAGAGGTAGATCTAGAAGCTGATGAGACGGCAGACGTGGGAGTGATTATTGGTAACATTTCCAACTTTGCCTTACTTCATAGATAGCTTGTGTCTGGGGATCTTGAGTAATTATAGTTACCTCTTTAAGTAAAGTTAGATTGAAGCAGTACATGGTATGTGCTTTTTTTGATTCCAGAGCATCTAGGTCTTTTATCTCTAATAGATGCCTACGACGATGTGAGCTCGAGGCTGAGCCAATGTCTCGGAAAGTTTTAGTAGCTATCCCCGACTGGAAGGTAATCGGTTGTACAAGTATAGTTAAGAATTGTCCGTTGGAAATTGCGGATTTGGTCTTGACAGTGgatttgattgtttttcacATGATGAAATTCGATCCAATCTTAGGAATGGACTGGTTGTCTAGGCATTACGCCCAGATAAATTGTCAGAGGCGGGAGGTAGTGTTCAATCTACCTGCATGTGAAAGGATTTTTAATATGGGTGAGGCTGTTCGGCTTGATCTGTTTAAGGTAACAGCCGAACAAGTCAGGAAGAGTTTGGTAAATAGGGACAATGTCTATCTAGTAATGATAAGGGACGTAACAGTAGGACCTAAAGGAATCAAAGGAATCACTACGATTGAGGATTTTCTTAAGGTTTTCATTGATGAACTACTTGGATTACCTCCGGATCGAGAGACGAAATTTGTAGTTGAGCTTGAACCAGCCATAGCCCTAGTGCATAAGGCACCCTATCGGATTGCTCCAACAGAATTAAAAGAGCTTAAAATGCATATTGAAGAGCTCCTAGCAAAGGGTTTTATTCGGCCTAGCTCATAGCCATGGGGAGCATCGGTCTTGTTCGTTAAGAAAAAGGATGAGACTCTTCGAATGTGCATCGATTATTGGGATTTGAATAAGGTGACTGTCAAGAATAAATATCCCTTGCCAAGGATAGTCGATCTGTtggatcaattgcaaggagctGCCATTTTCTCGAAGATTGATCTATGATCCGGATATCATCAACTCATAATCAGGGAGCAAGATGTCTCTAAGACTGCTTTTTGAACTCGTTATGGACACTTTGAGTTTCTAGTCATGTCTTTTGGGCTGACGAATGCCCCTGCCAGATTTATGGAATTGATGAATTGGATTCTCCAGCAGTATTTAGATAGTTTCATAGTGGTATTCTTAGACGACATATTGATTTACTCTCATGATGTGGAAGATCATAAGAAGCATTTGATGATTGTACTGGAAACATTGTAGTAACATAAGTTGTAGGCCAAACTTAGTAAGTGTGAGTTCTGGTTCTTTgaagtgaaatttttgggacatgtgatttctagCAAAGGAGTGGCAGTGGATTCTGCCAAGATTGATGCTGTAACGGAATGGCAAAGGCCGACTAATGCCCATGAAGTATTTAGTTTCCTCAAAACCATACTTCTAGAGAAGCCTTTCAATTGCTTGGGGGCCGGTTGCAGTATCTATTCCCATTCTGGTGAAGGCCCCC includes:
- the LOC121237683 gene encoding uncharacterized protein LOC121237683, encoding MSRKVLVAIPDWKVIGCTSIVKNCPLEIADLVLTVDLIVFHMMKFDPILGMDWLSRHYAQINCQRREVVFNLPACERIFNMGEAVRLDLFKVTAEQVRKSLVNRDNVYLVMIRDVTVGPKGIKGITTIEDFLKVFIDELLGLPPDRETKFVVELEPAIALVHKAPYRIAPTELKELKMHIEELLAKGFIRPSS